From Candidatus Manganitrophus morganii, the proteins below share one genomic window:
- a CDS encoding DUF5069 domain-containing protein, translated as MTSALRSPRARLGGYLLLPRLIDKVRLHAQGTLPPEYVGNLLKPTGSTLDSRFLSFTGLDAEKLREAILTAKNDDAVLSWVERHAISHNLSEKEAWADEIATYRPTPEMAEHRKKIYPELAGKVDLASISVLDMIDLDEGRIPTR; from the coding sequence ATGACGTCCGCGCTCCGATCCCCCCGTGCGCGGCTCGGCGGCTATCTCCTCCTCCCCCGGCTGATCGACAAGGTCCGGCTGCACGCGCAGGGGACTCTTCCGCCGGAGTATGTCGGCAATCTTCTCAAGCCGACGGGATCGACCCTCGACAGCCGATTTCTCTCGTTCACCGGGCTTGATGCGGAGAAATTAAGAGAGGCGATTCTAACGGCAAAGAATGACGACGCGGTTCTCTCCTGGGTCGAACGACACGCCATTTCCCACAACCTTTCGGAAAAGGAGGCCTGGGCCGACGAGATTGCGACCTACCGCCCCACGCCGGAGATGGCGGAACATCGTAAGAAGATTTATCCGGAGCTGGCGGGCAAGGTCGATCTGGCCTCGATCAGCGTTCTCGACATGATCGATCTGGATGAGGGGCGGATTCCGACGAGATGA
- a CDS encoding GNAT family N-acetyltransferase, with protein sequence MKTPLRFSDSREIDPKEVLALYRYADWSKDRTLEETQQVLSQSSLVFSLWEGPRLVAFGRVLTDFIFRAAVYDVIVHPDVQKQGIGRALIYKILTHPSLKKVPVFYLLTRDKRPFYEKLGFVTTEEEGYSSMIFVRKETKQ encoded by the coding sequence ATGAAAACGCCGCTCCGATTCAGCGACAGCCGAGAGATCGATCCGAAAGAGGTCTTGGCGCTCTACCGTTATGCCGATTGGTCCAAAGATCGGACGCTGGAGGAGACGCAACAGGTTCTCTCACAGTCGAGTCTGGTCTTTTCCCTCTGGGAGGGGCCGCGCCTGGTCGCCTTTGGGCGGGTGTTGACCGATTTCATTTTTCGCGCGGCGGTTTATGACGTCATCGTCCACCCCGATGTGCAGAAACAGGGGATCGGGCGCGCGCTGATCTATAAAATCCTGACCCATCCTTCTTTAAAGAAGGTTCCGGTCTTTTATCTGCTGACCAGGGACAAGCGTCCCTTCTATGAAAAACTCGGCTTTGTGACGACGGAAGAGGAAGGATACAGCTCGATGATCTTTGTTCGAAAGGAGACGAAGCAATGA
- a CDS encoding methyltransferase domain-containing protein — MAQMSPEEIIEQQRQDWSRVAPAWEKWDALLHRNLSFLNYRLVGDARIRPGQRVLDLGSGTGYPAIVAADAVGNEGEVLGLDLSEEMLDRAKRKAYGLGLFQLDFRVADITQLPEEDHSFDAVISRFCLMFLPDVPKAVGEIARVIKPGGYFAAAVWSGPDQNPFVKIPVDVLRRFIDIPTPSPDQPGIFRLAKPGDLSGMAEKAGLRKLTDEEIQAESFYDSPETYWTNLIDMAAPLQPLFAKLSAKDRGEAERQIKEAVEPYRRGEEISLPMAIRVVVARKPS, encoded by the coding sequence ATGGCGCAGATGAGTCCCGAAGAGATCATTGAGCAGCAACGGCAAGATTGGAGCCGGGTTGCCCCGGCGTGGGAGAAGTGGGATGCGCTGCTTCACCGAAACCTCTCCTTTCTCAATTACCGGCTTGTCGGCGATGCCCGGATTCGGCCGGGGCAGCGGGTGTTGGATCTCGGCTCCGGGACCGGCTATCCGGCGATTGTCGCCGCCGATGCGGTCGGGAACGAAGGAGAGGTGCTCGGTCTCGATCTTTCCGAGGAGATGCTCGACCGGGCCAAGCGCAAGGCATACGGCTTGGGACTCTTTCAGCTCGACTTCCGCGTTGCGGATATCACGCAGCTACCGGAGGAAGATCACTCCTTCGACGCGGTCATCAGTCGATTCTGCCTGATGTTCCTTCCCGACGTTCCGAAGGCGGTCGGCGAAATCGCGCGGGTGATTAAGCCGGGAGGTTATTTTGCGGCGGCGGTCTGGTCGGGACCGGACCAAAACCCCTTCGTCAAAATTCCGGTTGATGTTCTCAGGCGGTTTATCGATATTCCGACCCCTTCTCCCGATCAGCCGGGGATTTTCCGGTTGGCGAAACCGGGAGATCTCTCGGGGATGGCCGAGAAGGCGGGACTTCGTAAATTGACAGACGAAGAGATTCAAGCAGAATCGTTTTACGATTCGCCGGAGACCTATTGGACCAACCTCATCGATATGGCCGCCCCGCTGCAACCGCTTTTCGCCAAACTCTCAGCAAAGGATCGGGGAGAGGCGGAGCGACAGATCAAAGAAGCGGTGGAGCCGTATCGAAGGGGAGAAGAAATCTCCCTGCCGATGGCGATCCGGGTTGTCGTTGCGCGCAAGCCGTCTTAA
- a CDS encoding SDR family NAD(P)-dependent oxidoreductase, producing MQLKDKVVLITGGGRGIGRAAAERFAAEGCKIAICARSEGELFGTAKVIEEAGGLVRPFRLDISVRRDVQRMVAQTVSDWRAIDFLINNASVLGPSEPIATYPPEAWEEVIRVNVNGTFYVTQAVVRTMIPRRAGTILSVTSSVGRIGRATWGAYSVSKFALEGMMQTLAEEVAPFNLRVVTLNPGGTRTKMRAAAYPKEDPTRVQDPARVAKALLFLAMTADADPNLHGKSLDMADLPNEAK from the coding sequence ATGCAATTGAAAGACAAGGTCGTCCTGATCACCGGGGGAGGCCGCGGCATCGGACGGGCGGCGGCGGAGCGATTCGCCGCCGAAGGGTGCAAGATCGCGATCTGCGCTCGAAGCGAGGGGGAGCTCTTCGGAACAGCGAAGGTGATCGAAGAGGCCGGCGGCCTGGTCCGGCCCTTCCGGCTCGATATTTCGGTTCGCAGGGATGTCCAGCGGATGGTGGCCCAGACCGTTTCCGATTGGAGGGCGATCGATTTCCTGATCAACAACGCCTCGGTCCTCGGCCCCTCGGAGCCGATCGCCACCTATCCCCCCGAGGCTTGGGAAGAGGTGATTCGGGTCAACGTCAATGGCACCTTCTATGTCACGCAGGCGGTCGTCCGGACGATGATTCCGCGCCGGGCCGGAACGATCCTCTCGGTCACCTCCAGCGTCGGAAGAATCGGGCGGGCCACCTGGGGGGCTTATTCCGTTTCGAAGTTCGCGCTCGAAGGGATGATGCAGACGCTCGCCGAGGAGGTCGCTCCATTCAATCTCCGCGTCGTGACGCTGAATCCCGGCGGCACGCGGACGAAGATGCGCGCCGCCGCCTACCCGAAGGAAGATCCGACCCGGGTTCAGGATCCGGCCCGGGTCGCAAAGGCCCTTCTCTTCCTTGCCATGACGGCCGACGCCGACCCGAATCTCCACGGGAAGTCGCTTGACATGGCCGATCTTCCCAACGAGGCAAAATGA
- a CDS encoding aminoglycoside phosphotransferase family protein — translation MTPPQAPPRIDLPLAQEICRRHRIGRPVWVSEPMGGAVNESSLFLMDNGRRWVCRINVHDRELDKIGREAKNYRWLHQVAPDLPLALDYLPDCSKELLPFDYALIPFLEGRGVGEAIESLPKPKRNALLEEIGRLLRRFHRIRVPFFGNRLDDPRVFPKEASWHDYLRGRFARELSRCEKDLGGPPTWKEALTRHFTEGLQALPEQIEPVFLHGDFHYDNLLFMESDSGAPRISGVFDLEWAWWGDAAADLLHLEEAFFFYPQDRAPFLSGYEKVEWPAESLKVYRTLHSLQVLAVGYEMAPEPNWDLIARHQERLRLLAEGKNPMEPF, via the coding sequence ATGACCCCGCCCCAAGCGCCCCCCCGGATCGATCTTCCGCTGGCGCAGGAGATCTGCCGCCGGCACCGGATCGGCCGTCCGGTTTGGGTCTCGGAGCCAATGGGGGGCGCGGTGAATGAGAGTTCTCTTTTTTTGATGGATAACGGCCGGCGATGGGTCTGCCGGATCAATGTCCACGATCGGGAGCTCGACAAGATCGGCCGGGAGGCGAAGAATTATCGCTGGCTCCACCAGGTCGCCCCCGACCTCCCGCTCGCCCTCGATTATCTCCCCGACTGTTCCAAAGAATTGCTGCCGTTCGACTACGCGCTGATCCCTTTTCTGGAAGGGCGCGGCGTCGGCGAAGCGATCGAATCGCTTCCGAAACCGAAACGGAATGCTCTCTTGGAAGAGATCGGCCGGCTGCTGCGGCGATTCCATCGAATTCGGGTCCCCTTCTTCGGCAATCGGCTTGATGACCCGCGCGTCTTTCCGAAAGAGGCTTCCTGGCATGACTACTTGCGGGGGCGATTCGCCCGGGAGCTTTCCCGTTGCGAGAAAGACCTCGGCGGTCCCCCCACCTGGAAAGAAGCGCTCACGCGCCACTTTACCGAGGGGCTGCAAGCGCTCCCTGAGCAGATCGAGCCGGTCTTCCTCCACGGCGACTTCCATTATGATAATCTTCTCTTTATGGAGAGCGACTCCGGCGCGCCGCGGATCTCAGGGGTCTTCGATCTTGAATGGGCCTGGTGGGGGGACGCGGCGGCCGATCTGCTTCATCTGGAAGAAGCGTTTTTCTTCTACCCGCAAGATCGCGCTCCGTTTCTGTCGGGTTATGAGAAAGTCGAATGGCCGGCCGAGTCGTTGAAGGTCTATCGGACACTCCATTCGCTCCAGGTTCTCGCCGTCGGTTATGAAATGGCGCCGGAGCCGAATTGGGATCTCATCGCCCGACACCAGGAGCGCCTTCGTTTGTTGGCCGAAGGGAAAAATCCGATGGAACCGTTTTGA
- a CDS encoding zinc-binding dehydrogenase, with the protein MKAVRFHRFGEIDTLVYEEVPTPKAGPGEVVVQVKACALNYLDLWIRQGVPAYKIQLPHIPGSDVAGIVAEVGPGVEGISVGQRVVIAPGLSCFRCAYCLSGRDNLCDQYRIFGAGTDGGYAELTKAPAANLIPIPDGISFEAAAAFPITFVTAWHMLITRAALKPGQDLLVLAGGSGVGSAAVQIGKLAGARVIATASTQKKLDQARQLGADLLINYAERDFSREVFKMTKGRGVDVVFEHVGPATFGKSIVSLAKNGTLVTCGATTGPTTELDLRHVFWKDLSILGARTGTRAEMETVARLVGERKLKPIVDSVYPLSKAREAQEKMQSRDLFGKVVLTP; encoded by the coding sequence ATGAAAGCCGTCCGTTTCCACCGGTTCGGAGAGATCGACACCCTGGTTTATGAAGAGGTCCCCACACCGAAGGCGGGACCGGGAGAGGTGGTCGTGCAGGTCAAGGCCTGCGCCTTGAATTATCTCGATCTCTGGATCCGCCAAGGCGTTCCGGCGTATAAGATCCAGCTTCCGCATATCCCCGGCTCCGATGTCGCCGGGATCGTGGCGGAGGTCGGCCCCGGGGTGGAGGGAATCTCCGTCGGGCAGCGGGTGGTCATCGCGCCGGGCCTCTCCTGCTTTCGCTGCGCTTACTGCCTCTCGGGACGGGACAATCTTTGCGATCAATACCGAATCTTCGGAGCGGGAACCGACGGCGGCTACGCCGAGCTTACGAAAGCGCCGGCGGCAAATCTCATCCCCATTCCCGATGGGATTTCTTTTGAAGCGGCCGCCGCCTTTCCGATCACCTTTGTCACCGCCTGGCACATGTTGATCACCCGCGCCGCCTTAAAACCGGGACAGGATCTCTTGGTTCTCGCGGGGGGAAGCGGGGTCGGGAGCGCCGCCGTTCAGATCGGCAAGCTCGCCGGGGCGCGGGTGATTGCGACGGCCAGCACCCAGAAGAAGCTCGACCAGGCCCGCCAGCTGGGGGCCGATCTATTGATCAACTATGCGGAGCGCGACTTCTCGAGGGAAGTGTTCAAGATGACAAAAGGGCGCGGCGTCGATGTCGTCTTCGAGCATGTCGGCCCCGCCACCTTCGGGAAAAGCATCGTCTCCCTTGCAAAGAACGGGACTCTCGTCACCTGCGGCGCGACGACCGGACCGACGACCGAGCTCGATCTTCGCCACGTCTTCTGGAAAGATCTCTCGATTTTAGGGGCGCGGACCGGAACCCGGGCCGAGATGGAGACGGTCGCCCGCCTCGTCGGCGAGCGAAAACTGAAACCGATTGTCGATTCGGTTTATCCCCTCTCCAAGGCAAGAGAAGCGCAGGAGAAGATGCAGTCGCGGGATCTTTTCGGGAAGGTGGTCCTCACACCCTGA
- a CDS encoding non-heme iron oxygenase ferredoxin subunit → MSFVPVAKASEIPPGSAILLEINNLEIALFRLGDEFYATSNLCIHQGGPLAEGRIDGEQVICPWHHWRFNIKDGTSPLSPKLKLRTFPVKREEDQILIDLP, encoded by the coding sequence ATGTCATTCGTACCGGTTGCAAAAGCCAGTGAAATTCCGCCGGGATCGGCTATACTGTTAGAGATCAACAATCTCGAGATCGCCCTTTTTCGATTGGGCGATGAGTTTTACGCCACCTCAAACCTCTGCATCCATCAGGGGGGGCCGCTCGCGGAGGGGAGGATTGACGGGGAGCAGGTGATCTGTCCCTGGCATCACTGGCGTTTTAATATTAAGGATGGCACTTCCCCCCTCAGCCCAAAGCTGAAATTGAGGACCTTTCCGGTCAAGAGGGAAGAAGATCAAATTCTGATTGACCTTCCCTAA
- a CDS encoding alginate export family protein: MELPPIKTAAKQITIGGQGRIRYQSFPAPPREELDFFTNYRFRLNVDVALTDGVSFFIQPQKVGVFGNGETGAGTDVSLSSVNTTTNTATGNMTLHQGYLDFKEIGGMPLNLRLGRFEYIVGGHRLIGNFDWSQRGRSFDGGLLSYAIPTAGTLSLFTFRLTGETEAGPLPAGDRDLDTDLLGAHFNTALIPMSQTELTFVNDRKLAGLPDSKRFTAGIKIEQTPNLPPLAFVSPLTGPIWRAEYYKQWGDRTETQEIDAFLYALRLGYRFDLPLKPMVMAGYEVLSGDDSLTDDDYGVFDTLYATNHIYYGYMDYFLAIPADTQGRGLKDAFVRLHLSPLEKGGLAIDLHQFSLEEDFAGEDALGTEIDLTFFAQVNKVTSILVGVSKFLADEGMELLGRIAEGEDPTFAFAMVNVLF; this comes from the coding sequence ATGGAACTGCCTCCAATCAAAACCGCCGCCAAACAGATCACTATCGGCGGCCAAGGACGCATCCGGTATCAATCATTTCCCGCGCCTCCGAGGGAAGAGCTCGACTTTTTCACCAACTACCGCTTCCGGCTCAATGTCGATGTCGCCCTGACGGATGGGGTCTCTTTCTTCATCCAGCCGCAAAAGGTCGGCGTTTTCGGGAATGGGGAAACGGGGGCCGGCACCGATGTGTCTCTCTCATCGGTGAACACGACCACCAATACCGCCACCGGGAACATGACACTCCACCAGGGTTATCTCGACTTTAAGGAGATCGGGGGGATGCCGCTTAATCTCCGACTCGGCCGATTTGAATATATCGTCGGCGGGCACCGGTTGATTGGGAACTTCGACTGGAGCCAGCGGGGCCGCTCCTTTGACGGAGGCCTTTTAAGCTATGCCATTCCGACCGCCGGGACCCTCTCCCTTTTTACCTTCCGGCTGACCGGCGAGACGGAGGCCGGCCCTTTACCGGCGGGAGATCGGGACCTCGACACCGATCTGCTGGGGGCTCACTTCAATACCGCCTTGATTCCGATGAGCCAGACCGAATTGACCTTTGTCAACGATCGGAAGCTGGCCGGGCTTCCCGACTCGAAGCGCTTTACCGCCGGAATCAAGATCGAGCAGACACCGAATCTCCCGCCGCTGGCGTTCGTCTCCCCACTCACCGGACCGATCTGGCGGGCGGAATATTACAAGCAGTGGGGGGACCGGACCGAGACACAGGAGATCGACGCCTTTCTGTATGCCCTCCGGCTCGGATACCGATTCGATCTTCCCCTCAAGCCGATGGTGATGGCCGGTTATGAAGTTCTCTCCGGAGACGACAGTCTGACCGACGACGATTATGGGGTCTTTGACACGCTGTATGCGACCAATCACATCTACTACGGCTACATGGATTATTTCCTCGCCATTCCGGCCGACACGCAGGGCCGCGGATTAAAAGACGCCTTTGTCCGGCTCCACCTGAGCCCTTTGGAAAAAGGAGGTCTTGCGATCGATCTTCACCAATTCTCCTTGGAAGAGGATTTTGCAGGCGAGGACGCGTTGGGAACGGAGATCGATCTCACCTTCTTCGCCCAGGTGAACAAGGTCACCTCCATCCTGGTCGGCGTTTCCAAGTTCCTCGCGGATGAAGGGATGGAACTGCTTGGCCGGATCGCGGAAGGTGAAGATCCGACCTTTGCCTTTGCCATGGTCAATGTCCTTTTTTGA